A genomic region of Clavibacter michiganensis subsp. insidiosus contains the following coding sequences:
- a CDS encoding MGMT family protein, whose product MAVFATPGEYTDRVLEVVAEIPSGRVMTYGDVAAVFGRRGARAVGMVLRYHGSGLPWWRVLRAGGHPPTGLADEARSRYEAEGTPLLDAPTAAGYRVDLAAARWFP is encoded by the coding sequence GTGGCCGTCTTCGCCACCCCCGGCGAGTACACCGACCGCGTGCTCGAGGTCGTCGCCGAGATCCCCTCGGGCCGCGTCATGACCTACGGCGACGTCGCCGCCGTGTTCGGCCGCCGCGGCGCCCGAGCCGTCGGCATGGTGCTGCGCTACCACGGTTCCGGGCTGCCCTGGTGGCGCGTGCTCCGGGCGGGCGGGCACCCGCCGACCGGGCTCGCCGACGAGGCGCGCTCCCGCTACGAGGCCGAGGGCACGCCGCTCCTCGACGCCCCGACGGCCGCGGGCTACCGCGTCGACCTCGCGGCGGCCCGCTGGTTCCCGTGA
- a CDS encoding GNAT family N-acetyltransferase yields the protein MSDMTLEELSARTIVAANTLTLKPGQENYVAPVSHSIAEAYVNPTTAWPRVVVEDGEVVGFIMGNFDPEAHEEIFRSCIWRINVDADAQGHGVGRFAVLALADEARSRGFDRLTVVWEPGEDGPEEFFTHVGFEVIGETQYGEAIGALAL from the coding sequence ATGAGCGACATGACACTCGAAGAGCTGAGCGCCCGCACGATCGTGGCGGCCAACACGCTGACGCTCAAGCCGGGGCAGGAGAACTACGTCGCCCCTGTGTCGCACTCCATCGCCGAGGCCTACGTCAACCCGACCACCGCCTGGCCGCGCGTGGTCGTGGAGGACGGCGAGGTCGTCGGCTTCATCATGGGCAACTTCGACCCCGAGGCCCACGAGGAGATCTTCCGCAGCTGCATCTGGCGCATCAACGTCGACGCCGACGCGCAGGGCCACGGCGTGGGCCGCTTCGCGGTCCTCGCGCTCGCGGACGAGGCGCGCTCGCGCGGCTTCGACCGCCTCACGGTCGTGTGGGAGCCGGGCGAGGACGGCCCGGAGGAGTTCTTCACCCACGTCGGCTTCGAGGTCATCGGCGAGACCCAGTACGGCGAGGCCATCGGCGCGCTGGCGCTCTAG
- a CDS encoding NADP-dependent isocitrate dehydrogenase, whose translation MEKIKVEGTVVELDGDEMTRIIWQSIKDTLIHPYLDIDLEYYDLGIEKRDETDDQITIDAANAIKKHGVGVKCATITPDEARVEEFGLKKMWRSPNGTIRNILGGTIFREPIIISNIPRLVPGWNKPIIVGRHAFGDQYRATDFRFEGEGTLTMTFTPKDGSEPQQFEVFQSPGSGVAMGMYNLDDSIRDFARASLSYGLARNYPVYLSTKNTILKAYDGRFKDLFQEVFEAEYKEQFDAAGLTYEHRLIDDMVAASLKWEGGYVWACKNYDGDVQSDTVAQGFGSLGLMTSVLTTPDGKVVEAEAAHGTVTRHYRQHQQGKPTSTNPIASIYAWTRGLAHRAKLDGNDALKTFADTLEDVVITTVESGKMTKDLALLVGPDQPYQTTEEFLASLADNLQTRLA comes from the coding sequence GTGGAGAAGATCAAGGTAGAGGGGACCGTCGTCGAGCTCGACGGCGACGAGATGACGCGCATCATCTGGCAGTCCATCAAGGACACGCTCATCCACCCGTACCTCGACATCGACCTCGAGTACTACGACCTGGGCATCGAGAAGCGCGACGAGACCGACGACCAGATCACGATCGACGCGGCGAACGCCATCAAGAAGCACGGCGTCGGCGTCAAGTGCGCGACGATCACGCCCGACGAGGCGCGCGTCGAGGAGTTCGGCCTGAAGAAGATGTGGCGCTCGCCGAACGGCACCATCCGCAACATCCTGGGCGGCACGATCTTCCGCGAGCCCATCATCATCAGCAACATCCCGCGCCTCGTGCCCGGCTGGAACAAGCCGATCATCGTCGGCCGCCACGCGTTCGGCGACCAGTACCGCGCCACCGACTTCCGCTTCGAGGGCGAGGGCACGCTCACGATGACCTTCACGCCGAAGGACGGCTCGGAGCCGCAGCAGTTCGAGGTGTTCCAGAGCCCCGGATCCGGCGTCGCGATGGGCATGTACAACCTCGACGACTCGATCCGCGACTTCGCGCGCGCGTCGCTCTCGTACGGCCTCGCCCGGAACTACCCCGTCTACCTCTCCACCAAGAACACGATCCTCAAGGCCTACGACGGCCGCTTCAAGGACCTGTTCCAGGAGGTCTTCGAGGCCGAGTACAAGGAGCAGTTCGACGCCGCGGGCCTCACCTACGAGCACCGCCTCATCGACGACATGGTCGCCGCCTCGCTCAAGTGGGAGGGCGGCTACGTCTGGGCGTGCAAGAACTACGACGGCGACGTGCAGTCCGACACCGTCGCGCAGGGCTTCGGCTCGCTCGGCCTCATGACGAGCGTGCTCACCACGCCCGACGGCAAGGTCGTCGAGGCGGAGGCCGCGCACGGCACCGTCACGCGCCACTACCGCCAGCACCAGCAGGGCAAGCCCACCTCGACGAACCCCATCGCGTCGATCTACGCCTGGACCCGTGGCCTCGCGCACCGCGCCAAGCTCGACGGCAACGACGCGCTGAAGACGTTCGCGGACACCCTCGAGGACGTCGTCATCACGACGGTCGAGAGCGGCAAGATGACGAAGGACCTCGCGCTCCTCGTCGGCCCGGACCAGCCGTACCAGACGACCGAGGAGTTCCTCGCGTCGCTCGCGGACAACCTGCAGACGCGCCTGGCCTGA
- a CDS encoding S8 family serine peptidase encodes MPIHRDPQPPGRRPRLRAARPFAVGAIAFALVAAGTTTATADEAPTASVPFGAKDGTYLVTLRDQPAAAYDGTLDGLAPTRVEPGARLDAQSDAVQRYSDHLTQLQDSAADAAGVTPTNRYSLTVNGFSAKLTAAQVQALSQDRDVLSVEPDQTLHPTSTPDSRFIGLEGDNGLWSKVGGVDKAGQGTVVGIIDTGIAPDSPSFAGKPLGSTPGADPYRDGSRIDFRKGDGTVFHGTCQAGDGFTASDCSTKIVGARAFEAGRAATDRPLGPQEKVSPLDTDGHGSHTGSTAAGDAGVTATAGTVQETIAGIAPAAKVAAYKVCWDGPDPTKETDDGCELSDIVAGIEQATADGVDVINMSLGGAGKAADAFQRALLGAADAGIFVAAAAGNSGPNAGTVSNTEPWITTVAASSVPRNYSGTVTLGSGAAFVGASMTVGSPVSGPLVRAADSGVKGATSPELCGAGTLDPDKVRGRIVQCDRGIVNRIDKSAEVKRAGGIGMVLTNVKSDSQDLDLHTVPTVHVDADARQAIVDYAAKPGATATLTNGNTTGVERPAPQVAGFSSRGASEEVDGGDTIKPDITAPGVGILAAVSDKGGKPAFAPESGTSMSSPHIAGFGLVYLGVHPKASPAEVKSALMTTATDTLGADGKPATDPFAQGAGQIAPDRFLEPGLFYPSGAKDWAGYAAATGLALPDPVAPVAPSQLNLPSIGVGKLMGSTTVTRTVTSLAAGTWTASVQGVSQADVKVTPARLTFTAPGQTKSFQVRITAKRGAPSDAWSTGSLTWTGSAGTVRSPIAVRPTAVTAPATVDGTGTSGKADVTVDAGVTGRIPLTTAGLTRGKLVSDGKTDHTGSVSTTAGEEFKITVKAGQKALVFDATPLDGASDLAMQLEKVGKTDRDRTRVSLQDTPSLSERIVVPAPAPGDYFVAVQAAKLAGSATSVDYDLTRYDVQGTGGEGSFAVSPAQLPVTAGKKATYTASWSGLAAGTSYVGLVSYGGSAATTLVGVTTPPASAAPTATTAPAITGTPDVGQTLTASTGTWTPAGVTLATQWLSNGTPIAGATGSTFRVTSAVAGTALAVQVTATASDGQKGVATSPTISARDAATVHLQATQPQGAASGTLHVQVSVTSAAKQAATGVVRVTVDGAEHDVPLDGSGTGCADLTGVAPGTHTVQASYVGDNLVGGAASRAQRIRVR; translated from the coding sequence ATGCCCATCCATCGAGACCCGCAGCCGCCCGGCCGGAGGCCGCGGCTCCGAGCTGCCCGCCCGTTCGCGGTCGGCGCCATCGCGTTCGCCCTCGTGGCCGCCGGCACGACGACCGCCACCGCGGATGAAGCGCCGACCGCGTCCGTCCCCTTCGGCGCGAAGGACGGCACCTATCTCGTGACCCTGCGGGACCAGCCTGCGGCGGCGTACGACGGCACCCTCGACGGGCTGGCCCCCACGCGGGTCGAGCCGGGCGCGCGGCTCGATGCGCAGTCGGACGCCGTGCAGCGCTACTCCGACCACCTCACGCAGCTCCAGGACTCGGCCGCGGACGCGGCGGGCGTCACCCCGACCAACCGCTACTCGCTCACCGTGAACGGCTTCTCGGCCAAGCTGACGGCGGCGCAGGTCCAGGCGCTCAGCCAGGATCGCGACGTCCTGAGCGTGGAGCCCGACCAGACCCTGCACCCCACGTCCACGCCGGACTCCCGCTTCATCGGGCTCGAGGGCGACAACGGCCTGTGGTCGAAGGTGGGCGGCGTCGACAAGGCCGGCCAGGGCACCGTGGTGGGCATCATCGACACCGGCATCGCCCCGGACAGCCCCTCCTTCGCCGGGAAGCCCCTCGGCTCCACGCCCGGGGCGGACCCGTACCGCGACGGCTCCCGCATCGACTTCCGCAAGGGGGACGGCACCGTCTTCCACGGGACGTGCCAGGCGGGCGACGGGTTCACCGCCTCCGACTGCTCCACCAAGATCGTCGGCGCCCGTGCCTTCGAGGCCGGCCGGGCGGCGACGGACCGTCCGCTCGGGCCGCAGGAGAAGGTGTCCCCCCTCGACACGGACGGCCACGGGAGCCACACCGGGAGCACGGCCGCGGGCGACGCGGGCGTGACGGCGACCGCGGGCACCGTCCAGGAGACCATCGCGGGCATCGCGCCCGCCGCGAAGGTCGCGGCCTACAAGGTGTGCTGGGACGGGCCCGACCCGACGAAGGAGACCGATGACGGCTGCGAGCTGTCGGACATCGTCGCCGGCATCGAGCAGGCCACCGCGGACGGCGTCGACGTGATCAACATGTCGCTCGGCGGCGCAGGCAAGGCCGCGGACGCGTTCCAGCGCGCCCTCCTCGGTGCGGCGGACGCCGGCATCTTCGTCGCGGCAGCGGCGGGCAACAGCGGCCCCAATGCCGGCACGGTCTCGAACACCGAGCCGTGGATCACCACCGTCGCGGCGAGCAGCGTGCCGCGCAACTACTCCGGCACGGTCACCCTCGGCAGCGGGGCGGCCTTCGTCGGCGCCTCGATGACCGTGGGATCGCCCGTGTCGGGCCCCCTCGTGCGGGCGGCGGACTCCGGGGTGAAGGGCGCCACGTCCCCCGAGCTCTGCGGCGCGGGGACGCTGGATCCCGACAAGGTGCGCGGCCGCATCGTGCAGTGCGACCGCGGCATCGTCAACCGCATCGACAAGAGCGCCGAGGTGAAGCGCGCGGGCGGGATCGGCATGGTGCTCACCAACGTCAAGTCCGACTCCCAGGACCTCGACCTGCACACCGTCCCCACGGTCCACGTCGACGCCGACGCCCGGCAGGCGATCGTCGACTACGCGGCGAAGCCCGGTGCCACGGCGACCCTGACGAACGGCAACACGACGGGCGTCGAGCGCCCCGCGCCGCAGGTCGCGGGATTCAGCTCCCGCGGCGCCTCCGAGGAGGTCGACGGCGGCGACACCATCAAGCCCGACATCACCGCTCCGGGCGTGGGCATCCTCGCCGCGGTCAGCGACAAGGGCGGGAAGCCCGCATTCGCCCCGGAGTCGGGCACGTCCATGTCCTCGCCGCACATCGCCGGATTCGGGCTCGTCTACCTCGGCGTCCACCCGAAGGCGTCTCCGGCGGAGGTCAAGTCGGCGCTCATGACGACCGCGACCGACACGCTCGGCGCCGATGGCAAGCCCGCCACGGATCCGTTCGCGCAGGGAGCGGGGCAGATCGCGCCGGACCGGTTCCTGGAGCCGGGTCTCTTCTACCCGAGCGGCGCGAAGGACTGGGCCGGCTACGCCGCGGCGACGGGGCTCGCGCTGCCGGACCCGGTGGCGCCGGTGGCCCCGTCCCAGCTGAACCTGCCGAGCATCGGCGTCGGGAAGCTCATGGGATCCACGACCGTCACGCGCACCGTGACCTCGCTGGCCGCGGGCACCTGGACGGCATCCGTGCAGGGCGTGTCCCAGGCTGATGTGAAGGTCACGCCCGCGCGGCTGACGTTCACGGCTCCCGGCCAGACGAAGTCCTTCCAGGTGCGCATCACCGCGAAGCGCGGTGCGCCGTCCGACGCGTGGTCGACCGGTTCGCTCACCTGGACCGGATCCGCCGGCACCGTCCGCAGCCCTATCGCGGTGCGGCCGACCGCGGTCACCGCCCCGGCGACGGTCGACGGCACGGGCACGAGCGGGAAGGCCGACGTGACGGTCGACGCGGGCGTCACGGGCCGGATCCCTCTCACGACCGCCGGGCTCACCCGCGGCAAGCTGGTGAGCGACGGCAAGACCGACCACACCGGCAGCGTCAGCACCACCGCGGGCGAGGAGTTCAAGATCACGGTGAAGGCGGGCCAGAAGGCGCTGGTCTTCGACGCCACGCCGCTCGACGGGGCCTCGGATCTCGCGATGCAGCTCGAGAAGGTGGGCAAGACGGACCGCGATCGCACCCGGGTGAGCCTGCAGGACACGCCGTCGCTGTCGGAGCGCATCGTCGTGCCGGCACCGGCGCCGGGCGACTACTTCGTCGCCGTGCAGGCCGCGAAGCTCGCGGGTTCGGCGACGAGCGTCGACTACGACCTCACGCGGTACGACGTGCAGGGCACGGGCGGGGAGGGGTCCTTCGCGGTCTCGCCGGCTCAGCTCCCCGTCACCGCGGGGAAGAAGGCCACGTACACGGCCTCGTGGTCGGGCCTCGCGGCGGGCACCTCGTACGTCGGGCTCGTCAGCTACGGCGGGAGCGCCGCCACCACGCTCGTGGGCGTCACCACGCCCCCGGCCTCGGCGGCTCCCACCGCGACCACGGCGCCGGCCATCACCGGCACGCCGGACGTCGGGCAGACGCTGACGGCGTCGACGGGCACGTGGACCCCGGCAGGCGTCACGCTCGCCACGCAGTGGCTGTCGAACGGCACGCCCATCGCCGGGGCGACGGGATCCACGTTCCGCGTGACCTCCGCGGTCGCGGGCACGGCGCTCGCCGTCCAGGTGACGGCCACCGCATCCGACGGGCAGAAGGGCGTGGCCACCAGCCCGACCATCTCCGCCCGGGACGCGGCGACGGTGCACCTGCAGGCGACGCAACCGCAGGGCGCGGCGAGCGGCACCCTGCACGTGCAGGTGTCGGTGACCTCGGCCGCGAAGCAGGCCGCCACCGGGGTGGTGCGGGTGACCGTGGACGGCGCGGAGCACGACGTGCCCCTTGACGGCTCCGGCACGGGCTGCGCGGACCTCACGGGTGTCGCACCGGGGACGCACACGGTGCAGGCCTCCTACGTGGGCGACAACCTCGTCGGCGGGGCCGCGAGCCGCGCGCAGAGGATTCGCGTGCGCTGA